The following are encoded together in the Drosophila sechellia strain sech25 chromosome 3R, ASM438219v1, whole genome shotgun sequence genome:
- the LOC116801731 gene encoding uncharacterized protein LOC116801731 yields the protein MMSEKTIQFLKKQSEIILEIRKLEVKPTLTDVEILKLNELQKCFIANHSNLLKIGVVDHEYFNAKQYDLIMMVLEKIKNKNEKIKGESVENTFPKSNTVPKSNPPPTLNLEMCGHPEKEGIAQNNALKVEQAFRNNVGQFRVYLEDTSKLIDSSPDFLKIRKNKIEFLWHKIDNLIEQVNSHFESSLFEEEISELEFDKQNILTAINSRLSGTINKAEMSTVVKAEELPTLPKIQIPTFFGDSKEWDLFNELFTELIHVREDLSPSLKFNYLKSALKGEARNVVTHLLLGSGENYEATWEFLTKRYENKRNIFSDHMNRLMDMPNLNLESNKQIKTFIDTINESIYIIKLKAQLPEDVDAIFAHIILRKFNKESLNLYESHVKKTKEIQALSDVMDFLEQRLNSISSFSQEVKPVKKMINNNKNKNYSDNCAYCKLPGHYLIQCHKFKIMNPAERSDWVRKNGICLRCLRHPFGKKCISEQLCSTCRKPHHTLLHFAGHNPEKVNTCRTTGQALLATALIQVKSRYGGFEQLRALIDSGSQSTIISEESAQILKLKKFRSHTEISGVSSTGTCISKHKAVISIRNSPKNLEIEAIILPKLMKALPVNTINVDQKKWKNFKLADPDFNKPGRIDLIIGADVYTHILQNGVIKIDGLLGQKTDFGWIVSGCKKSKGKETIVATTIEIKELDRYWEVEEEEKDDIESEICENKFIKTTKKDSDGRYIVSIPFKEDVTLGDSKKQAIARYMNLEKKLKRNEKLKVDYTKFMNEYMDLGHMIEVSDEGKYFLPHQAVIRDSSLTTKLRVVFDASAKTTNNKSLNDIMWVGPRVQKDIFDIIIKWRKWEFVVSADIEKMYRQIKIDNDDQKYQYILWRNSPKEKIKTYKLTTVTYGTASAPYLATRVLVDIADKCKNQVISAIIRNDFYMDDLMTGADSVEEANKLITLILHELQKVGFNLRKWISNNSKILTTVEDTGDNKVLNIIENECVKTLGLKWEPQNDLFKFSVNCNDESKNINKRVVLSTLAKIFDPLGWLAPVTVSGKLFIQKLWINKSEWDQELSIEDKNYWEKYKENLLLLENIRIPRWINSNSSSVIQIHGFADASEKAYAAVVYAKVGPHVNIIASKSRVNPIKNRKTIPKLELCAAHLLSELIQRLKGSIDNIMEIYAWSDSTITLAWINSGQSKIKFIKRRTDDIRKLKNTEWNHVKSEDNPADLASRGVDSNQLINCDFWWKGPKWLADPKELWPRQQSVEEPVLINTVLNGKIDDPIYELIERYSSIEKLIRIIAYINRFVQMKTRNKAYSSIISVKEIRIAETVVIKKQQEYQFRQEIKCLKIKKEIKTNNKILSLNPFLDKDGVLRVGGRLQNSNAEFNVKHPIILEKCHLTSLLIKNAHKETLHGGINLMRNYIQRKYWIFGLKNSLKKYLRECVTCARYKQNTAQQIMGNLPKYRVTMTFPFLNTGIDYAGPYYVKCSKNRGQKTFKGYVAVFVCMATKAIHLEMVSDLTSDAFLAALRRFIARRGKCSNIYSDNGTNFVGAARKLDQELFNAIQENITIAAQLEKDRIDWHFIPPAGPHFGGIWEAGVKSMKYHLKRIIGDTILTYEEMSTLLCQIEACLNSRPLYTIVSEVPKIIWDPLKLSILNHTEEFERLNNEIKFMKENHQKLKDLHFHHISGHAGLIIALILMIVLIIYFIRNVLCNKECKQ from the exons atgatgTCAGAAAAGACTATTCAATTCCTTAAGAAGCAGTCCGAAATTATTTTGGAAATTAGAAAGTTGGAAGTAAAACCAACATTAACAGATGTAGAAattctaaaattaaatgagcttcaaaaatgtttcattgctaATCATAGCAATTTGTTAAAGATCGGCGTTGTCGATCATGAATATTTTAACGCGAAGCAGTATGATTTAATAATGATGGTgttagaaaaaattaaaaataaaaatgaaaaaattaaggGCGAGTCGGTAGAAAACACTTTCCCTAAATCAAACACTGTCCCTAAATCAAACCCTCCCCCTACATTAAACCTTGAAATGTGTGGTCACCCTGAAAAAGAGGGTATAGCACAAAACAACGCTTTAAAAGTAGAGCAGGCATTTCGAAATAATGTTGGCCAATTTCGAGTATATCTAGAAGATACGTCTAAACTAATAGACAGTAGTCCAGATTTCcttaaaataaggaaaaataaaattgaatttttatggcataaaaTAGATAACCtgattgaacaggtgaatagTCATTTTGAGAGCTCGCTATTCGAAGAAGAAATTAGCGAACTTGAAtttgacaaacaaaatattcttaCAGCCATTAATAGTCGACTCAGtggcacaataaataaagctgaaATGTCGACGGTTGTTAAGGCGGAGGAGTTACCAACCCTGCCTAAAATACAGATTCCCACTTTCTTTGGTGATTCCAAAGAATGGGATCTTTTTAATGAACTCTTTACAGAGCTCATACATGTGAGAGAGGATCTCAGTCCTTCTCtcaaatttaattatctaAAGTCAGCATTAAAAGGAGAAGCCAGAAATGTGGTTACTCATTTACTGCTCGGCTCTGGAGAAAATTATGAAGCCACTTGGGAGTTTTTGACCAAGCGATATGAGAATAAAAGAAACATATTCTCAGATCATATGAATAGGCTTATGGATatgccaaatttaaatttagaatccaataagcaaataaagacATTTATTGACACGATTAACGAgtcaatttatattataaaattaaaggcacAATTACCAGAAGATGTGGATGCAATTTTCGCTCACATAATTCTTCGGAAATTCAATAAAGAATCACTCAATTTATATGAAAGCCATGTTAAAAAGACAAAAGAAATACAGGCACTTTCTGATGTCATGGACTTTTTAGAGCAAAGGCTCAATTCTATATCATCATTCTCACAGGAAGTAAAACCTGTaaagaaaatgattaataataacaagaataaaaattatagTGACAATTGTGCATATTGCAAACTACCAGGgcattatttaattcaatgccataaatttaaaataatgaatcCAGCAGAACGGTCTGACTGGGTAAGAAAAAATGGGATTTGCCTAAGATGTCTGAGGCATCCGTTtggtaaaaaatgtataagcgAGCAGCTTTGTTCGACTTGTCGTAAACCTCACCACACGTTACTTCACTTTGCAGGTCATAATCCAGAAAAAGTGAATACGTGTAGAACAACAGGTCAAGCCTTGTTGGCCACGGCCTTGATTCAAGTAAAGTCGAGGTATGGAGGCTTTGAACAATTAAGAGCATTGATTGATAGTGGCTCTCAAAGCACAATTATTTCAGAAGAGTCTGCACAGAttctaaaattgaaaaaatttcgGTCTCATACTGAAATAAGTGGAGTATCTTCCACAGGAACGTGCATCTCCAAGCACAAAGCGGTTATTTCGATAAGAAATTCTCcgaaaaatttagaaattgaAGCAATTATTCTCCCAAAACTTATGAAGGCACTTCCAGTCAACACGATTAATGTTGATCAGAAAAAATGGAAGAACTTTAAATTAGCCGACCCCGATTTTAATAAACCGGGTCGCATTGATCTAATCATTGGAGCAGACGTATATACTCACATTCTGCAAAATGGAGTTATAAAAATAGACGGTCTCCTTgggcaaaaaactgatttcGGGTGGATAGTTTCTGGATGTAAAAAATCCAAAGgaaaagaaaccattgtagccacaacaatagaaataaaagagttAGATCGCTACTGGGAagtggaagaagaagaaaaagatgATATCGAGTCTGAAAtctgtgaaaataaatttatcaaaacgacaaaaaaagATTCAGATGGGCGATACATTGTGTCAATTCCATTCAAGGAGGATGTCACCTTAGGAGATTCAAAGAAACAAGCGATAGCTCGTTACATGAATCTggagaaaaaactaaaaagaaatgaaaaacttaaggTTGACTACACTAAATTCATGAATGAATACATGGATTTAGGACACATGATTGAAGTGAGTGATgaaggcaaatattttttaccgCACCAGGCAGTGATTAGAGATTCAAGCCTTACGACCAAATTGAGAGTAGTTTTTGATGCTTCAGCAAAAACTACGAATAACAAAAGTTTGAACGACATAATGTGGGTTGGGCCACGAGTTCAAAAAGATATTTTtgacattattattaaatggagaaaatgggaatttgttgtttcggCAGACATTGAAAAGATGTACCGACAAATTAAAATAGATAATGATGatcaaaaatatcaatatattttatggagAAATTctccaaaagaaaaaattaaaacatataaattaacCACAGTCACTTACGGAACTGCATCTGCACCATATTTGGCTACCAGGGTTCTGGTAGATATTGCAGATAAATGTAAAAACCAAGTTATTAGTGCAATAATTAGGAATGATTTCTATATGGATGACCTAATGACTGGAGCTGATTCGGTAGAAGaagctaataaattaataacattaattCTCCATGAATTGCAGAAAGTTGGATTCAACTTAAGGAAATGGATTTCCAACAATTCCAAAATATTAACCACTGTGGAGGACACAGGGGACAATAAGGTTCTCAATATTATCGAAAATGAATGTGTTAAAACTTTAGGACTAAAATGGGAACctcaaaatgatttatttaagttcAGCGTAAATTGTAATGatgaatcaaaaaatataaataagcgcGTTGTGTTATCAACGctagcaaaaatatttgatccGTTAGGATGGTTGGCACCAGTCACGGTTtcaggaaaactttttattcaaaaactttggataaataaaagtgaatgGGATCAGGAATTATCCATAGAAGATAAAAATTAttgggaaaaatataaagaaaatttattattgttagaGAATATTCGAATCCCAAGGTGGATTAATTCAAACAGTTCTTCAGTCATTCAGATTCACGGATTTGCGGACGCCTCCGAAAAAGCATATGCTGCAGTAGTCTATGCTAAAGTAGGACCTCATGTTAATATAATAGCTAGCAAAAGTAGAGTCAACCCTATAAAAAATAGGAAGACAATTCCCAAACTCGAGCTGTGTGCAGCTCACCTGCTTAGTGAATTAATCCAAAGACTAAAAGGATCAATTGACAATATAATGGAGATCTATGCTTGGAGTGATTCCACGATTACCTTAGCATGGATTAACAGTGGTCAAAGTAAgatcaaatttataaaaagaaGAACGGATGACAttcggaaattaaaaaatactgaATGGAATCATGTTAAGTCAGAGGATAATCCAGCAGATTTAGCATCCAGGGGAGTGGATTCTAACCAGTTGATCAACTGTGATTTTTGGTGGAAAGGTCCGAAATGGCTAGCAGACCCAAAAGAACTTTGGCCTCGGCAGCAGTCTGTAGAAGAACCTGTCTTAATAAATACGGTATTAAATGGCAAAATAGATGATCCTATTTACGAATTAATAGAAAGGTATTCCAGTATAGAAAAACTTATACGTATAATAGCATACATAAATAGATTCGTGCAGAtgaaaacaagaaataaaGCCTATTCATCAATTATTTCAGTAAAGGAGATAAGAATAGCGGAAACAGTTGTTATTAAGAAACAACAAGAATACCAGTTTAGGCAAGAGATAAAGTGCcttaaaatcaaaaaggaaatcaagacaaataataaaatattgtcaTTGAATCCATTTTTGGACAAGGATGGGGTTCTAAGAGTTGGAGGAAGATTGCAAAATTCCAatgcagaatttaatgttaaacatccaATCATTTTAGAAAAATGCCACCTAACAagcttattaataaaaaatgctcaTAAGGAAACATTGCATGGAGGGATAAACCTAATGCGAAACTATATCCAAAGAAAGTATTGGATTTTCGGGTtgaaaaattcgttgaaaaagtATTTAAGAGAATGTGTAACGTGTGCAAggtataaacaaaatacagcTCAGCAAATAATGGGTAACTTGCCAAAATATAGAGTGACGATGACATTCCCGTTTCTTAATACTGGAATAGATTACGCAGGTCCTTATTATgttaaatgttcaaaaaatcgtggccaaaaaacatttaaaggaTACGTTGCTGTATTCGTTTGCATGGCCACCAAAGCCATACACTTAGAAATGGTAAGCGATCTAACTTCAGACGCATTTTTAGCAGCACTCAGAAGATTTATTGCTAGACGGGGAAAATGTTCCAATATCTATTCAGACAACGGAACAAATTTTGTAGGAGCTGCAAGAAAATTAGATCAAGAGTTATTTAATGCAATACAAGAAAATATAACGATTGCAGCGCAGCTTGAAAAGGACAGGATTGATTGGCATTTTATTCCCCCGGCAGGACCTCACTTCGGAGGTATTTGGGAAGCTGGAGTtaagtcaatgaaataccatttAAAGCGTATAATCGGCGACACTATTTTGACTTACGAAGAAATGTCAACTCTTTTATGTCAAATAGAAGCATGCTTAAATTCAAGGCCATTATACACTATAG TTAGTGAAGTGCCGAAGATTATTTGGGATCCGCTGAAACTATCAATATTAAATCATACTGAGGAATTTGAACGAttgaataatgaaattaaatttatgaaagagAACCATCAAAAATTGAAAGATTTACATTTCCATCATATTTCCGGACATGCTGGATTAATTATTGCCTTAATACTAATGatagtattaataatatatttcatacgGAATGTGCTGTGCAACAAAGAATGCAAGCAATAA
- the LOC116801732 gene encoding uncharacterized protein LOC116801732 produces the protein MSNSAMVAVAICCILVLLAVFIVIIIVVGQTIEEPK, from the coding sequence ATGAGTAACAGCGCCATGGTGGCCGTGGCCATATGCTGCATCCTCGTCCTGCTGGCCGTCTTCATCGTGATCATCATAGTGGTCGGCCAGACCATCGAGGAGCCCAAATGA